A window of Callospermophilus lateralis isolate mCalLat2 chromosome 13, mCalLat2.hap1, whole genome shotgun sequence contains these coding sequences:
- the Elf3 gene encoding ETS-related transcription factor Elf-3 isoform X2 — translation MAATCEISNVFSNYFSAMYSSEDPSLASAPPAATFGADDLVLTLSNPQMSLEGTEKASWLGEQPQFWSKAQVLDWISYQVEKNKYDASSIDFSRCDMDGATLCNCALDELRLVFGPLGDHLHAQLRDLTSSSSDELSWIIELLEKDGMAFQDTLGDPGPFDQGSPFTQELLEDGHQASPYYAGSYGAGAPSPGSSDVSTAGTGTSQSLHSSDSGGSDVDLDPTDSKLFPRDGFPDYKKGESKHGKRKRGRPRKLSKEYWECLEGKKSKHAPRGTHLWEFIRDILIHPELNEGLMKWENRHEGVFKFLRSEAVAQLWGQKKKNSNMTYEKLSRAMRYYYKREILERVDGRRLVYKFGKNSSGWKEEEVVQSRN, via the exons ATGGCTGCAACCTGTGAGATTAGCAACGTTTTCAGCAACTACTTCAGTGCTATGTACAGCTCCGAGGACCCCAGCTTGGCCTCTGCTCCCCCTGCTGCCACCTTTGGGGCAGATGACTTGGTGCTAACCCTGAGCAACCCACAGATGTCGCTGGAGGGGACAG AGAAGGCCAGCTGGTTGGGGGAGCAGCCCCAGTTCTGGTCGAAGGCCCAGGTTCTGGACTGGATCAGCTACCAAGTGGAGAAGAACAAATACGATGCCAGCTCCATTGACTTCTCTCGGTGTGACATGGACGGGGCCACCCTCTGCAACTGTGCCCTTGACGAGCTGCGTCTGGTCTTTGGGCCTCTGGGGGACCACCTCCATGCCCAGCTGCGGGACCTCA CTTCCAGCTCTTCTGACGAACTCAGCTGGATCATAGAGCTGCTGGAGAAGGACGGCATGGCTTTCCAGGACACCCTAGGAGACCCCGGCCCCTTTG ATCAGGGAAGCCCTTTCACCCAGGAGCTGCTGGAAGATGGCCACCAGGCCAGCCCCTACTATGCAGGCAGCTATGGCGCAGGAGCCCCCTCCCCTGGCAGCTCTGACGTCTCCACCGCAG GGACCGGTACTTCCCAGAGCCTCCATTCCTCAGACTCCGGTGGAAGTGACGTGGACCTGGACCCCACTGACAGCAAGCTGTTCCCCAGAG ATGGATTTCCTGACTATAAGAAGGGGGAAAGCAAGCACGGAAAGCGGAAACGGGGCCGCCCGCGGAAGCTGAGCAAGGAGTACTGGGAGTGCCTGGAGGGCAAGAAGAGCAAGCACG CCCCCAGAGGCACCCACCTATGGGAGTTCATCCGGGACATCCTCATCCACCCTGAGCTCAACGAAGGTCTCATGAAGTGGGAGAACCGGCATGAGGGTGTCTTCAAGTTCCTGCGCTCTGAGGCCGTGGCCCAACTGTggggccaaaagaaaaaaaacagcaacATGACCTATGAGAAGCTGAGCCGGGCCATGAG GTACTACTACAAACGCGAGATCCTGGAACGGGTGGATGGCCGCCGACTGGTCTACAAGTTTGGCAAAAACTCCAGTGGCTGGAAGGAAGAAGAGGTGGTTCAGAGTCGGAACTGA
- the Elf3 gene encoding ETS-related transcription factor Elf-3 isoform X1 codes for MLTLLPLWVAPAQVWPEKSSQGVRGGVWNLHQPCPLSPGSLMAATCEISNVFSNYFSAMYSSEDPSLASAPPAATFGADDLVLTLSNPQMSLEGTEKASWLGEQPQFWSKAQVLDWISYQVEKNKYDASSIDFSRCDMDGATLCNCALDELRLVFGPLGDHLHAQLRDLTSSSSDELSWIIELLEKDGMAFQDTLGDPGPFDQGSPFTQELLEDGHQASPYYAGSYGAGAPSPGSSDVSTAGTGTSQSLHSSDSGGSDVDLDPTDSKLFPRDGFPDYKKGESKHGKRKRGRPRKLSKEYWECLEGKKSKHAPRGTHLWEFIRDILIHPELNEGLMKWENRHEGVFKFLRSEAVAQLWGQKKKNSNMTYEKLSRAMRYYYKREILERVDGRRLVYKFGKNSSGWKEEEVVQSRN; via the exons ATGCTGACCTTGCTGCCCCTTTGGGTGGCTCCTGCCCAGGTTTGGCCAGAAAAGAGCAGCCAGGGTGTAAGGGGAGGAGTCTGGAACCTTCACCAACCTTGTCCCCTCTCCCCAGGTAGCCTCATGGCTGCAACCTGTGAGATTAGCAACGTTTTCAGCAACTACTTCAGTGCTATGTACAGCTCCGAGGACCCCAGCTTGGCCTCTGCTCCCCCTGCTGCCACCTTTGGGGCAGATGACTTGGTGCTAACCCTGAGCAACCCACAGATGTCGCTGGAGGGGACAG AGAAGGCCAGCTGGTTGGGGGAGCAGCCCCAGTTCTGGTCGAAGGCCCAGGTTCTGGACTGGATCAGCTACCAAGTGGAGAAGAACAAATACGATGCCAGCTCCATTGACTTCTCTCGGTGTGACATGGACGGGGCCACCCTCTGCAACTGTGCCCTTGACGAGCTGCGTCTGGTCTTTGGGCCTCTGGGGGACCACCTCCATGCCCAGCTGCGGGACCTCA CTTCCAGCTCTTCTGACGAACTCAGCTGGATCATAGAGCTGCTGGAGAAGGACGGCATGGCTTTCCAGGACACCCTAGGAGACCCCGGCCCCTTTG ATCAGGGAAGCCCTTTCACCCAGGAGCTGCTGGAAGATGGCCACCAGGCCAGCCCCTACTATGCAGGCAGCTATGGCGCAGGAGCCCCCTCCCCTGGCAGCTCTGACGTCTCCACCGCAG GGACCGGTACTTCCCAGAGCCTCCATTCCTCAGACTCCGGTGGAAGTGACGTGGACCTGGACCCCACTGACAGCAAGCTGTTCCCCAGAG ATGGATTTCCTGACTATAAGAAGGGGGAAAGCAAGCACGGAAAGCGGAAACGGGGCCGCCCGCGGAAGCTGAGCAAGGAGTACTGGGAGTGCCTGGAGGGCAAGAAGAGCAAGCACG CCCCCAGAGGCACCCACCTATGGGAGTTCATCCGGGACATCCTCATCCACCCTGAGCTCAACGAAGGTCTCATGAAGTGGGAGAACCGGCATGAGGGTGTCTTCAAGTTCCTGCGCTCTGAGGCCGTGGCCCAACTGTggggccaaaagaaaaaaaacagcaacATGACCTATGAGAAGCTGAGCCGGGCCATGAG GTACTACTACAAACGCGAGATCCTGGAACGGGTGGATGGCCGCCGACTGGTCTACAAGTTTGGCAAAAACTCCAGTGGCTGGAAGGAAGAAGAGGTGGTTCAGAGTCGGAACTGA